A DNA window from Hordeum vulgare subsp. vulgare chromosome 1H, MorexV3_pseudomolecules_assembly, whole genome shotgun sequence contains the following coding sequences:
- the LOC123426040 gene encoding protein SYM1-like, producing the protein MAASVATSPACSRLIPSRPLSASASAAAPSLVRLAGSSRRLRRALRVSAAAEPADALPGPGAGDLDGVVPAGLLEDLPEGLAFQGDVGGGFAPGGGGDDGNKMLDRGINAAIVLGASTYALTKLLTVDQDYWHGWTIFEILRYMPEHNWSAYEEALKANPVLAKMMISGVVYSLGDWIAQCYEGKPIFEFDRTRMFRSGLVGFTLHGSLSHYYYHFCESLFPFKDWWAVPVKVAFDQTAWSALWNSIYFVALGFLRWESPFTIFSELKATFFPMLTAGWKLWPFAHLITYGVVPIEQRLLWVDCVELIWVTILSTYSNEKSEARILDDSSTTDTQDNSR; encoded by the exons ATGGCGGCGTCCGTGGCCACCTCCCCGGCTTGCAGCCGGCTCATCCCCAGCAGACCcctctccgcctccgcctccgccgccgcgccgtccctcGTCCGCCTGGCGGGGTCCTCCAGGCGCCTCCGCCGGGCCCTGCGGGTCTCGGCCGCGGCGGAGCCGGCCGACGCGCTGCCGGGGCCCGGGGCCGGCGACCTGGACGGGGTGGTGCCGGCGGGGCTGCTGGAGGACCTGCCGGAGGGCCTCGCCTTCCAGGGCGATGTGGGCGGGGGTTTCgcccccggcggcggcggcgacgacggcaacAAGATGCTCGACCGCGGCATCAACGCGGCCATCGTGCTCGGCGCCAGCACCTACGCGCTCACCAAGCTCCTCACCGTCGACCAGGACTACTGGCAT GGGTGGACTATCTTTGAGATCCTGCGCTACATGCCGGAGCACAACTGGTCGGCCTACGAGGAGGCCCTCAAGGCCAATCCGGTTCTTGCCAAGATGATGATCAGCGGCGTCGTCTATTCCCTCGGCGACTGGATAGCCCAG TGCTACGAAGGCAAGCCCATCTTCGAGTTTGACCGTACTCGCATGTTCCGGTCTGGCCTCGTAGGGTTCACCCTCCACGGATCCCTTTCGCACTACTACTATCACTTCTGCGAG TCGTTGTTCCCGTTCAAGGATTGGTGGGCTGTGCCTGTCAAGGTTGCGTTTGATCAGACGGCTTGGTCTGCGCTGTGGAACAGCATCTACTTCGTCGCCCTGGGCTTCCTTCGCTGGGAATCTCCGTTCACCATATTCAGCGAGCTCAAGGCCACCTTCTTCCCCATGCTTACT GCTGGATGGAAGCTGTGGCCATTTGCACACTTAATTACATATGGTGTGGTTCCTATCGAACAAAGACTTCTCTGGGTCGACTGTGTCGAATTAATCTGGGTCACCATCTTGTCAAC TTACTCGAACGAGAAATCTGAAGCAAGGATCTTAGATGATTCCTCCACAACAGATACGCAG GACAACTCCAGATAG